A section of the Eriocheir sinensis breed Jianghai 21 chromosome 62, ASM2467909v1, whole genome shotgun sequence genome encodes:
- the LOC126986518 gene encoding tachykinin-like peptides receptor 99D, whose translation MELMAGPIMDIEGSGNITAAPEWWNVTNVDVDVSVNCSRTFCPVTNVTNSTCVECPLLDEEGNKYNLPWWNELIWYVVFMGMVIVATGGNTIVIWIVLADRRMRTVTNIFLVNLSVADAMVSTLNVIFNFTYMLNLNWRFGFVYCKISQFVSILSICASVFTLMAISFDR comes from the coding sequence ATGGAGCTCATGGCGGGGCCCATCATGGACATTGAGGGCTCGGGGAACATCACGGCGGCACCCGAATGGTGGAACGTCACGAACGTGGACGTGGACGTGTCGGTGAACTGTTCACGGACCTTTTGCCCCGTGACGAACGTGACGAATAGCACGTGCGTGGAGTGTCCGTTGCTGGACGAAGAGGGCAACAAGTACAACCTGCCGTGGTGGAACGAGCTCATCTGGTACGTGGTGTTCATGGGCATGGTGATCGTGGCCACGGGCGGCAACACCATCGTCATCTGGATAGTGCTGGCGGACAGACGCATGCGCACCGTCACCAACATCTTCCTCGTCAACCTCTCGGTGGCCGACGCCATGGTCTCCACCCTCAACGTGATCTTCAACTTCACCTACATGCTCAACCTCAATTGGCGATTCGGCTTCGTGTACTGCAAGATCAGCCAGTTCGTGTCCATCCTGTCCATCTGCGCCTCCGTCTTCACCCTCATGGCCATCTCCTTCGACAGGTAG